One region of Prochlorococcus marinus str. GP2 genomic DNA includes:
- a CDS encoding chlorophyll a/b-binding protein: MDALTSFIVVIIAITIQFSLYALKRLQEPLEPNYLIDKNSKKIKNYMGKFWKNAEITNGRLAMIGFLALIVNYGFFGWIIPGFI, encoded by the coding sequence ATGGATGCTCTTACTAGTTTTATAGTTGTTATCATAGCAATTACAATTCAATTTTCCTTATACGCCTTAAAAAGGCTACAGGAACCTTTAGAACCAAATTATTTGATAGATAAAAATTCTAAAAAAATAAAAAATTATATGGGTAAATTTTGGAAAAATGCAGAAATAACAAATGGGAGATTAGCTATGATTGGTTTTTTAGCTTTAATAGTGAACTACGGTTTTTTTGGGTGGATAATACCTGGTTTTATTTAA
- a CDS encoding TIGR02450 family Trp-rich protein, which produces MKWPPTLCWTAPKTINGNRHFQVKAYGGKNEDRWVDIFPTKNKKDIKRILWAKLKSEWTSGWIRLPQDKD; this is translated from the coding sequence ATGAAATGGCCTCCTACTCTTTGTTGGACAGCACCAAAGACTATTAATGGTAATAGGCATTTTCAAGTTAAAGCTTATGGTGGTAAAAATGAAGATAGATGGGTTGATATTTTTCCTACCAAAAATAAAAAAGATATTAAAAGGATCCTATGGGCAAAACTAAAATCAGAATGGACTTCTGGATGGATAAGGCTCCCACAAGATAAAGATTAA